In a genomic window of Bradyrhizobium sp. LLZ17:
- a CDS encoding DUF3369 domain-containing protein — translation MAEQDDVLHLIDDTGTASEDTETRKWKIAVIDDDPAVHDGTRFALSDYSLNGQGLEILSAHSAAEGRKLMAAHGDIAAVLLDVIMETDVAGLELVEFIRNELKNETVRIILRTGQPGQAPERRVIVQYDINDYKAKTELTADKLFTSLTAALRSYQQLERMVQTRRGLEIIIDAASTLYDFKSMQRLAEGVLTQLASLLNVDCAGILVLRDNGGVDPELSVLAGSGCYSRFIGTTSSKALDPDLRAMVEAAFQGRKNEFADHRSVIYLRTGSGREVVVLLQAERELSGTDRSLVEIFSSRLSIAFDNVILYQQLQDANTQLEDRVAQRTRALMQANRRLSAQWLRLQRANGFKNEILGTVAHDLKNPLGVILGRTEMLKELISTGASASGVSAQVDHIRDATKRLTTMVDHLISDAMADAFDITIRREPVDVAALVKEVAEANQPLAVNKQQTISVTAPSNIVTMCDTDRIREAIDNLISNAIKYSPMAGKIIVAVTHEANDTVIRVTDEGAGLSPEDLGRLFGRFQRLSAKPTAGESSTGLGLSIVKRIIDMHGGEVTAESDGPGKGSTFTITLPATEMH, via the coding sequence ATGGCCGAACAGGACGATGTCCTCCACCTGATCGACGATACCGGGACCGCGTCGGAGGATACGGAGACGAGGAAGTGGAAGATCGCCGTCATCGACGACGATCCGGCCGTGCATGACGGCACGCGTTTTGCGCTCTCGGACTATTCTCTCAACGGCCAGGGCCTGGAAATCCTCTCGGCGCATTCCGCGGCCGAAGGTCGCAAGCTGATGGCCGCGCACGGCGACATCGCCGCGGTGCTGCTCGACGTCATCATGGAGACGGATGTCGCGGGGCTCGAGCTGGTCGAGTTCATTCGCAACGAGCTCAAGAACGAGACCGTGCGCATCATCCTGCGCACCGGACAGCCCGGCCAGGCGCCCGAGCGCCGCGTCATCGTGCAATACGACATCAACGACTACAAGGCCAAGACCGAGCTCACCGCCGACAAACTGTTCACCTCGCTGACCGCGGCGCTGCGCTCCTACCAGCAGCTCGAGCGCATGGTGCAGACCCGACGCGGGCTGGAGATCATCATCGACGCCGCCTCGACTCTGTACGACTTCAAGTCGATGCAGCGGCTCGCCGAGGGCGTGCTGACCCAGCTCGCCTCGCTGCTCAATGTCGATTGCGCCGGCATCCTGGTTCTGCGCGACAATGGCGGGGTCGATCCCGAGCTGTCGGTGCTTGCGGGCAGCGGCTGCTACAGCCGCTTCATCGGCACGACCTCGTCGAAGGCGCTCGACCCCGATCTGCGCGCGATGGTGGAAGCGGCGTTCCAGGGCCGCAAGAACGAATTCGCCGACCACCGCAGCGTGATCTATTTGCGCACCGGTAGCGGCCGCGAGGTCGTGGTGCTGCTCCAGGCCGAACGCGAGCTGTCCGGGACCGACCGTTCGCTGGTCGAGATCTTCTCCAGCCGGCTCTCGATCGCATTCGACAACGTCATCCTCTATCAGCAGCTCCAGGACGCCAATACGCAGCTGGAAGACCGCGTGGCCCAGCGCACCCGCGCCTTGATGCAGGCCAACCGCCGCCTCTCGGCGCAATGGCTGCGGCTGCAGCGCGCCAACGGCTTCAAGAACGAGATTTTGGGCACCGTCGCCCACGACCTCAAGAACCCGCTCGGCGTCATTCTCGGCCGCACCGAGATGCTGAAGGAGCTGATCTCGACCGGCGCGTCCGCGAGCGGCGTGAGCGCCCAAGTCGATCACATCCGCGATGCGACCAAGCGCCTGACCACGATGGTCGATCACCTGATCTCGGACGCGATGGCGGATGCCTTCGACATCACCATTCGCCGCGAGCCGGTCGATGTCGCGGCCCTGGTGAAAGAGGTCGCCGAAGCCAACCAGCCGCTCGCCGTCAACAAGCAGCAGACGATCAGCGTCACCGCGCCGTCCAACATCGTCACCATGTGCGACACCGACCGCATCCGTGAGGCGATCGACAATCTCATCAGCAACGCCATCAAATACTCACCGATGGCCGGCAAGATCATTGTCGCGGTGACCCATGAGGCCAACGACACCGTCATCCGCGTCACCGACGAAGGCGCCGGGCTGTCGCCGGAGGATCTCGGCCGCCTGTTCGGCCGATTCCAGCGACTGTCGGCAAAACCGACCGCCGGCGAGAGTTCGACGGGGCTTGGGTTGTCCATCGTCAAGCGTATTATCGACATGCATGGCGGCGAGGTGACCGCCGAGAGCGACGGACCCGGCAAGGGATCGACCTTCACCATCACGCTTCCCGCGACTGAAATGCACTGA
- a CDS encoding ATP-binding protein — protein sequence MAAPGHSELADRPPGPIGRLRARLVGLLRAVPIRWRILSIAALNSAVVIVLVAMIWNGAQVLGSAWDDVRQVRESDRILALLESETGRLQNLIHRYINQPSPDLFAEILLLREAVLGTLTDRAAKDPMLAGSVEELERTTDRFLNGFGELRAVQATIAKTYEEQVQGPARDMAGLYSIIEGATGHRDALIWPSLGKSREAFTAMLVAANSYYLSLSPGAADDARRNTETIEKTIPVMIDLADNDLQRMALQKLATRTTALREGFAKLSEQLTSRTDLLRNTIDASQAEAIGAIDDLSTKMRQREQKAQATFDRTLADISRRVLSIAVIFLGIILSAGVLIALSIRLPLQQIMAAMRAITLGDLGRAVQGTGARDEVGAMARAVEVFRENAIAKRQTEDELRESKEKAESALLELNAAQQNLIDAERLAALGGLVAGVAHEVNNPIGISLTVASSLARRSEMFEAQLKGDGGLRRSQLEEFVQSSRDASQQLVANLTRAGELIQSFKQVAVDRSHAERRQFSLSEATDQIIASLRPVLKRSPTTLQVDVPEGLLLDGYPGSYGQILTNLFLNAANHAFADRRAGTITISARPRGTDDIEIIFADDGAGMTPDVQRQAFDPFFTTRRNEGGTGLGLHIVYNLVTQQLGGRMMLESKLGQGTTFRIIMPRVAKGATQSTETDGTSQWPNRTMSST from the coding sequence TTGGCTGCGCCCGGACACAGCGAGCTCGCAGACAGGCCGCCCGGCCCGATCGGGCGGCTGCGCGCGCGTCTGGTCGGCCTGCTGCGGGCGGTGCCGATCCGCTGGCGCATCCTGTCGATCGCGGCGCTGAACTCCGCCGTGGTGATCGTGCTGGTGGCGATGATCTGGAACGGCGCGCAGGTGCTGGGCTCGGCCTGGGACGACGTGCGCCAGGTGCGCGAATCCGACCGGATCCTGGCGCTGCTCGAAAGCGAGACCGGGCGCCTCCAGAACCTGATCCACCGTTATATCAACCAGCCGAGTCCGGACCTGTTCGCCGAAATCCTGTTGCTGCGCGAGGCGGTGCTGGGCACGCTGACCGATCGCGCCGCCAAGGACCCGATGCTGGCGGGCTCGGTCGAGGAGCTGGAGCGCACCACCGACCGCTTCCTCAACGGTTTTGGCGAGCTGCGCGCCGTGCAGGCGACCATCGCCAAGACCTACGAGGAGCAGGTGCAGGGCCCGGCCAGGGACATGGCGGGGCTCTACTCCATCATCGAGGGCGCCACCGGCCATCGCGACGCCTTGATCTGGCCCTCGCTCGGCAAGTCCCGCGAGGCCTTCACGGCGATGCTGGTCGCGGCCAATTCCTACTATCTGTCGCTGTCGCCGGGTGCCGCCGACGACGCGCGCCGCAACACCGAGACCATCGAGAAAACCATCCCGGTGATGATCGATCTCGCCGACAACGACCTCCAGCGCATGGCGCTGCAAAAGCTCGCGACCCGCACCACGGCGCTGCGCGAGGGCTTTGCAAAACTCTCCGAGCAATTGACCAGCCGCACCGACTTGCTGCGCAACACCATCGACGCCAGTCAGGCCGAGGCGATCGGCGCCATCGACGACCTCTCGACCAAGATGCGCCAGCGCGAGCAAAAGGCGCAGGCAACCTTCGACCGCACGCTGGCGGACATTTCGCGGCGGGTGCTGTCGATCGCCGTGATCTTCCTCGGCATCATCCTGTCCGCCGGCGTGCTGATCGCGCTGTCGATCCGGCTGCCGCTGCAGCAGATCATGGCGGCGATGCGCGCGATCACGCTCGGCGATCTCGGCCGCGCGGTGCAGGGCACCGGCGCCCGCGACGAGGTCGGCGCCATGGCGCGCGCGGTGGAGGTGTTCCGCGAGAACGCCATCGCCAAGCGCCAGACCGAGGACGAGCTGCGCGAATCCAAGGAGAAGGCCGAGAGCGCGCTGCTCGAGCTCAATGCCGCGCAGCAGAATCTGATCGACGCCGAACGGCTGGCGGCGCTGGGCGGCCTCGTTGCCGGCGTCGCCCACGAGGTCAACAACCCCATCGGCATCAGCCTGACCGTGGCCTCGAGTTTGGCCCGGCGCAGCGAAATGTTCGAGGCCCAGCTCAAGGGCGATGGCGGGCTGCGCCGCTCGCAGCTGGAGGAATTCGTGCAGTCGTCGCGCGACGCCTCGCAGCAGCTCGTCGCCAATCTCACGCGCGCCGGCGAGCTGATCCAGTCGTTCAAGCAGGTCGCGGTCGACCGCTCCCATGCCGAGCGCCGGCAATTCTCGTTGAGCGAAGCTACCGACCAGATCATCGCGAGCCTCAGGCCCGTGCTGAAGCGCTCGCCGACCACGCTCCAGGTCGACGTGCCCGAGGGGCTGCTGCTGGACGGCTATCCCGGCTCCTATGGCCAGATCCTGACCAATCTGTTCCTCAATGCCGCCAACCACGCCTTTGCCGACCGGCGGGCCGGCACCATCACGATCTCGGCGCGACCGCGCGGGACCGACGACATCGAGATCATCTTCGCCGACGACGGCGCCGGCATGACCCCCGACGTGCAGCGCCAGGCCTTTGACCCCTTCTTTACCACCCGGCGCAATGAAGGCGGCACGGGACTCGGCCTGCATATCGTCTATAACCTCGTCACCCAGCAGCTCGGCGGCCGGATGATGCTGGAATCCAAGCTGGGACAAGGCACTACTTTTCGCATTATCATGCCCCGGGTCGCCAAGGGCGCCACGCAAAGCACAGAGACTGACGGGACCTCTCAATGGCCGAACAGGACGATGTCCTCCACCTGA
- a CDS encoding TRAP transporter substrate-binding protein, whose product MPVLNRAEFSRTGMVFVALLFAAVSMGMCATGAIAREFRAADTQTEDYPTVQALRYMSALIAERTAGRHEIKVFHSRQLGEEKETIEQTRAGAIDLNRTNVALIGNFVPAMNVLAMPFLFRSIEHMQKVLDGPIGGEILNSFEPYGFVGLAFYDSGARSIYNGVRPVKSIADLKGLRIRVQQSELMSEMIRSLGAEPVELPYGQVLTGLATHLIDGAENNWPSFVTTDHYKYAGYLTLTEHTMSPEVLVISLKAWRSLSAEDQQIFREAAARSGNFMREKWRDLEEQSQRKAQAAGVTIVRDIDRKPFEDAMASIYAKAGRDPAAAALIERIRKVE is encoded by the coding sequence GTGCCAGTGTTGAACCGTGCCGAATTCTCGCGGACCGGGATGGTGTTCGTCGCGCTTTTGTTCGCCGCAGTCTCGATGGGCATGTGCGCGACGGGCGCGATTGCGCGCGAGTTCCGCGCTGCCGACACCCAGACTGAGGATTACCCGACCGTGCAGGCGCTGCGCTACATGAGCGCCCTGATCGCCGAGCGCACCGCCGGCCGCCACGAGATCAAGGTGTTTCACTCCCGCCAGCTTGGCGAGGAGAAGGAGACGATCGAGCAGACCCGGGCCGGCGCGATCGACCTCAACCGGACCAACGTGGCGCTGATCGGCAATTTCGTTCCGGCGATGAACGTGCTGGCCATGCCGTTCCTATTCCGGTCCATCGAGCACATGCAGAAGGTGCTGGACGGGCCGATCGGCGGCGAGATCCTGAACAGCTTCGAGCCCTACGGCTTCGTGGGGCTCGCCTTCTACGATTCGGGGGCGCGCTCGATCTATAACGGAGTTCGGCCGGTGAAGAGCATCGCCGACCTCAAGGGCCTGCGGATCCGGGTGCAGCAATCGGAGCTGATGAGTGAGATGATCCGCTCGCTCGGCGCCGAGCCTGTCGAGCTGCCCTACGGGCAGGTGCTCACGGGTCTTGCGACCCATCTGATCGACGGCGCGGAGAACAACTGGCCCTCCTTCGTGACCACGGACCATTACAAATATGCCGGCTACCTGACGCTGACCGAGCACACGATGAGCCCGGAGGTGCTGGTGATCTCGCTCAAGGCCTGGCGCAGCCTGTCGGCTGAGGACCAGCAGATCTTCAGGGAGGCCGCGGCGCGCTCCGGCAATTTCATGCGCGAGAAATGGCGCGACCTCGAGGAGCAGTCGCAGCGCAAGGCGCAGGCCGCGGGCGTCACCATCGTCAGGGATATCGACCGCAAGCCGTTCGAGGACGCGATGGCGTCAATCTACGCCAAGGCCGGGCGCGATCCCGCCGCGGCCGCGCTGATCGAACGCATTCGCAAGGTGGAGTGA
- the ugpB gene encoding sn-glycerol-3-phosphate ABC transporter substrate-binding protein UgpB translates to MPRLKQDRSPFAAREGRAKLISALRLLQIAALSFLALSLAPLAPARATDIALWHAMSGELGKQLEKLTSDFNATQPDYRIVPTYKGSYTETVTAAIFAFRSRSQPAIVQVNEVATATMTAAKGAIYPVYSMMRDMGEPFSLSDYLPAVSGYYTDAAGNLLSFPFNSSTPILYYNKTMFRDAGLDPETPPKTWPELGAAAKRLREHGAVCGFTTSWPSWIHVENFSAFHNLPLATRANGFAGLDAQLTINNPVVVKHVAQLAEWQKTKLFDYSGRGQAAEPRFQNGECGIFIGSSATRADIKANSKFEIGYGMMPYWPDVKDAPQNSIIGGATLWVLRDRPRDEYKGVARFFAYLSQPGVQAAWHQNTGYLPVTRAAFELTRAQGFYERNPGSAISFEEITLHPPTENSKGIRLGSFILIRGVIEDELERAFAGQKGAQAALESAVERGNKLLRQFERASPER, encoded by the coding sequence ATGCCGCGCCTTAAGCAGGATCGGTCGCCTTTTGCCGCGCGAGAGGGAAGAGCCAAATTGATTTCAGCATTGCGCCTTTTGCAGATCGCCGCCCTCTCTTTCTTGGCCCTCTCCTTGGCGCCGCTCGCGCCGGCGCGCGCTACCGACATCGCGCTGTGGCACGCCATGTCGGGCGAGCTTGGCAAGCAGCTTGAAAAGCTCACCTCCGACTTCAACGCCACGCAGCCGGATTACCGCATCGTACCAACTTACAAGGGCAGCTACACCGAGACGGTGACGGCTGCGATCTTCGCCTTCCGCTCGCGCAGCCAGCCCGCGATCGTCCAGGTCAACGAGGTCGCCACCGCCACCATGACCGCGGCCAAGGGCGCGATCTATCCCGTCTACAGCATGATGCGCGACATGGGCGAGCCGTTCTCGCTCAGCGATTATCTTCCCGCCGTCTCCGGCTACTACACCGACGCAGCCGGCAATCTGTTGTCGTTCCCGTTCAATTCGTCGACGCCGATCCTCTATTACAACAAGACCATGTTCCGCGACGCGGGCCTCGATCCGGAGACGCCGCCGAAGACCTGGCCCGAGCTCGGCGCCGCCGCAAAGCGCCTGCGCGAGCACGGCGCGGTCTGCGGCTTCACCACGTCGTGGCCGTCCTGGATCCATGTCGAGAATTTTTCGGCGTTTCACAATCTGCCGCTGGCCACCCGCGCGAACGGTTTTGCCGGCCTCGATGCACAATTGACCATCAACAATCCGGTCGTGGTCAAGCACGTCGCCCAGCTCGCCGAATGGCAAAAGACGAAACTGTTCGACTATAGCGGCCGCGGCCAAGCGGCCGAGCCGCGTTTCCAGAACGGCGAATGCGGCATCTTCATCGGCTCCTCGGCGACGCGTGCCGACATCAAGGCGAATTCGAAGTTCGAGATCGGCTACGGCATGATGCCGTATTGGCCCGACGTGAAGGACGCGCCGCAGAACTCGATCATCGGCGGCGCCACGCTGTGGGTGCTGCGCGATCGGCCGCGCGACGAATACAAAGGCGTGGCGCGGTTCTTCGCCTATCTGTCGCAGCCCGGCGTGCAGGCCGCCTGGCACCAGAACACCGGGTACCTGCCGGTCACCCGCGCCGCCTTCGAGCTGACGCGGGCGCAGGGCTTTTACGAGCGCAACCCGGGCTCCGCGATCTCGTTCGAGGAGATCACGCTGCATCCGCCGACCGAGAATTCCAAGGGCATCCGGCTCGGCTCCTTCATCTTGATCCGCGGCGTGATCGAGGACGAGCTGGAGCGAGCCTTTGCCGGCCAGAAGGGCGCGCAAGCCGCGCTGGAGTCCGCCGTCGAACGCGGCAACAAGCTCCTGCGCCAATTCGAGCGCGCCAGCCCGGAGCGGTAG
- a CDS encoding aminoglycoside phosphotransferase family protein, producing MTNVMSQHLPAFTDSKTFRAFRSDPARWLPIALDIARSHGIDVGSPQVFSTGTNLVAGLDDKLIVKLFPPLLRAQFVSERGSLTQLAGRLHLPIPEIVAEGERDGWPYLIITRLAGTLGSEIWPQLAEAQKERVLRQIGATIAAVQRAPLGPLAQLDPRWDAFTRAQMQGCRDRHERLGLAPKFLAGLDDLLRDAAELIPMDAPPVILIGEYIPENFLLACDNGDWSLAGLFDFGDVKAGWRDYDLLGPSAFMAAGRPGRVRSLLEGFGYAKPDYALKRRLMALMLLHHASDLNSHICIEGWQERANDLIELQELIWAE from the coding sequence ATGACCAATGTTATGTCGCAACACCTGCCGGCATTCACCGACTCAAAAACCTTCCGCGCCTTTCGCTCCGATCCGGCGCGATGGCTGCCGATCGCGCTCGACATCGCCCGCAGCCACGGCATCGACGTCGGTTCGCCGCAGGTGTTTTCGACCGGCACCAACCTCGTCGCAGGCCTCGATGATAAGCTGATCGTGAAACTCTTCCCGCCGTTGTTGCGCGCCCAGTTCGTCTCCGAGCGCGGCTCGCTGACACAGCTTGCCGGTCGCCTCCACCTGCCGATTCCCGAGATCGTTGCCGAAGGCGAGCGCGACGGCTGGCCTTATCTGATCATCACGCGCCTCGCCGGCACGCTCGGCTCGGAGATCTGGCCGCAGCTCGCGGAAGCACAGAAGGAGCGCGTGCTGCGCCAGATCGGCGCGACCATCGCCGCCGTGCAGCGCGCACCGCTCGGCCCGCTGGCGCAGCTCGACCCGCGCTGGGATGCGTTCACGCGCGCGCAGATGCAGGGCTGCCGCGACAGGCACGAACGGCTCGGTCTTGCGCCGAAATTCCTCGCCGGCCTCGACGATCTCCTGCGCGATGCCGCTGAGCTCATTCCCATGGACGCGCCGCCGGTGATTCTGATCGGCGAGTACATTCCAGAGAATTTTTTGCTGGCCTGCGACAACGGCGATTGGTCGCTCGCCGGCCTGTTCGACTTCGGCGACGTCAAGGCGGGATGGCGCGACTACGATCTGCTCGGCCCCAGCGCCTTCATGGCGGCGGGACGGCCCGGCCGCGTGCGCAGCCTGCTCGAAGGTTTTGGCTATGCGAAGCCGGACTACGCACTCAAGCGGCGGCTAATGGCCCTGATGCTGCTGCACCACGCCAGCGATCTCAACAGCCACATCTGCATCGAGGGCTGGCAGGAGAGGGCGAATGATCTGATCGAGCTCCAGGAGCTGATCTGGGCGGAGTAA
- a CDS encoding ABC transporter substrate-binding protein, whose product MKRRDFLKSATGLAAGAALPAMPAVISSARADARSETLLIVSEGGPNNLDIHGVGTNVPGYEVSWNCYDRLISHEMKSGPGGVPYYDRDKFKGELADDMKIDDMSVTFKLKKNAKFHDGAPVTAKDVKWSLDRAVTVGGFPTFQMSAGSLTKPEQFVVIDDNTVRVDFAKKDRLTIPDLAVIVPCVINSELVKKNASEKDPWGLECTKQQTAGSGAYKVTKWTAGTEVVMERNEDWVGGPLPKIKRVIWRMVPQAGNRRALLERGDADISYELPFKDFQEMKASGKLNVVSLPFSNGIQYIGMNVTKPPFDNVKVRQAIAYALPYQKIMDAVLFGLANPMFGAAADKPTEVAWPQPHKYNTDMAKAKALLAEAGYANGFETTISFDLNFAGVNEPLCVLVQESLAQLGIKTTINKVPGANWRTELNKKEMPLFTNVFSGWLDYPEYFFYWCYHGNNSVFNTMSYKSAAMDKLIDGARTAAATGDMATYDTDVKGFVDLAYADIPRIPLYQPFVNVAMQKNISGYEYWFHRRLDYRAMAKG is encoded by the coding sequence ATGAAGCGCCGCGATTTTCTGAAATCCGCCACCGGATTGGCCGCTGGCGCGGCGCTTCCGGCGATGCCCGCCGTGATCTCTTCGGCCAGGGCCGATGCGCGCTCGGAGACGCTGCTGATCGTGTCCGAGGGCGGCCCCAACAATCTCGACATCCACGGTGTCGGCACCAACGTGCCCGGCTATGAGGTGTCCTGGAATTGCTACGACCGGCTGATCAGCCACGAGATGAAGAGCGGCCCCGGCGGCGTACCCTATTACGACCGCGACAAGTTCAAGGGTGAGCTCGCCGACGACATGAAGATCGACGACATGTCGGTCACCTTCAAGCTGAAGAAGAACGCCAAATTCCACGACGGCGCGCCGGTCACCGCCAAGGACGTGAAGTGGTCGCTCGACCGCGCCGTCACCGTCGGCGGCTTCCCGACCTTCCAGATGAGCGCGGGCTCGCTGACCAAGCCCGAGCAGTTCGTCGTGATCGACGACAACACCGTGCGGGTCGATTTCGCGAAGAAAGATCGGCTGACGATTCCCGATCTCGCCGTGATCGTGCCCTGCGTCATCAATTCCGAGCTCGTGAAGAAGAACGCCAGCGAGAAGGATCCCTGGGGCCTCGAATGCACCAAGCAGCAGACCGCCGGCTCCGGCGCCTACAAGGTGACGAAGTGGACCGCGGGCACCGAAGTCGTGATGGAGCGCAACGAGGATTGGGTCGGTGGCCCCTTGCCGAAGATCAAGCGCGTGATCTGGCGCATGGTGCCGCAGGCCGGCAACCGCCGCGCGCTGCTGGAGCGCGGCGACGCCGACATCTCCTACGAATTGCCGTTCAAGGATTTCCAGGAGATGAAGGCGAGCGGCAAGCTCAACGTGGTGTCGCTGCCGTTCTCCAACGGCATCCAGTATATCGGCATGAACGTGACCAAGCCGCCGTTCGACAATGTGAAGGTGCGGCAGGCCATCGCCTATGCGCTGCCCTATCAGAAGATCATGGACGCGGTGCTGTTCGGCCTCGCCAATCCGATGTTCGGCGCAGCTGCGGACAAGCCGACCGAGGTCGCCTGGCCGCAGCCGCACAAATACAACACCGACATGGCGAAGGCGAAGGCGCTGCTCGCCGAGGCCGGTTACGCCAACGGCTTTGAGACGACGATTTCGTTCGACCTCAATTTTGCCGGCGTCAACGAGCCGCTCTGCGTGCTGGTGCAGGAATCACTCGCGCAGCTCGGCATCAAGACCACCATCAACAAGGTGCCCGGCGCCAACTGGCGCACCGAGTTGAACAAGAAGGAGATGCCGCTCTTCACCAACGTGTTCTCGGGCTGGCTCGATTACCCCGAATACTTCTTCTACTGGTGCTATCACGGCAACAATTCCGTCTTCAACACCATGAGCTACAAGTCGGCGGCGATGGACAAACTGATCGATGGCGCGCGCACCGCCGCCGCGACCGGCGACATGGCGACCTACGACACCGACGTGAAGGGCTTCGTCGATCTCGCCTATGCCGACATCCCACGCATCCCGCTCTACCAGCCCTTCGTCAACGTCGCGATGCAGAAGAACATCAGCGGATACGAATACTGGTTCCACCGCCGCCTGGATTATCGCGCGATGGCGAAGGGGTGA
- a CDS encoding ABC transporter permease, translated as MLTMIGKRLMFAIPSLIGVIIVTFLLTRALPGDPAAYFAGPAATKEAVEQIRKKLGLDKPLIEQFFRYTNDLAHGDFGNSLTTGQPVAAEIRNRLPASAELTLIGLIVSIVIAIPLGVLAATRPGSWVDHLCRVTTTAGVSLPVFFTGLVLVYVFYFQLGWSPAPLGRLDVFYSAPPTLTGFYLIDTLIARDFEAFRSALSQLILPATTLAIFSLAPIARMTRASMLAVLSSEFVRTARASGLSPATVIVTYAFRNAMLPVITTLSMVFSFLLGANVLVEKVFAWPGIGSYAVEALISSDFAPVQGFVLTMAVMYVLLNLVIDILYGVIDPRVRLEG; from the coding sequence ATGCTGACCATGATCGGCAAGCGGCTGATGTTCGCGATTCCGTCGCTGATCGGGGTCATCATCGTCACCTTCCTGCTGACCCGCGCGCTGCCGGGCGATCCGGCCGCGTATTTCGCCGGCCCCGCCGCCACGAAGGAAGCCGTCGAGCAGATCCGCAAGAAGCTCGGCCTCGACAAGCCGCTGATCGAGCAGTTCTTTCGCTACACCAACGATCTCGCCCATGGCGATTTCGGCAATTCGCTCACCACGGGCCAGCCGGTCGCGGCGGAAATCCGCAATCGCCTGCCGGCCTCCGCTGAACTCACGCTGATCGGCCTGATCGTCTCGATCGTGATCGCGATCCCGCTCGGGGTTCTTGCGGCGACGCGGCCGGGATCATGGGTCGATCATCTCTGTCGGGTGACGACGACGGCCGGCGTCTCGCTGCCGGTGTTCTTCACCGGCCTGGTGCTGGTCTATGTCTTCTATTTCCAGCTTGGCTGGTCGCCCGCGCCGCTCGGCCGTCTCGACGTGTTCTACAGCGCGCCGCCGACGCTGACCGGCTTCTACCTGATCGACACGCTGATCGCCCGCGACTTCGAGGCGTTCCGTTCGGCGCTGAGCCAGCTCATCTTGCCGGCGACGACGCTGGCGATCTTCTCGCTGGCGCCGATCGCGCGCATGACGCGTGCCTCGATGCTGGCGGTGCTATCGTCGGAATTCGTGCGGACCGCGCGCGCCAGCGGCCTGTCGCCGGCAACCGTCATCGTCACCTACGCCTTCCGCAACGCGATGCTGCCCGTCATCACCACGCTCAGCATGGTGTTCTCGTTCCTGCTGGGCGCCAACGTGCTGGTGGAGAAAGTGTTTGCCTGGCCCGGCATCGGCTCCTACGCGGTGGAAGCATTGATCTCGTCGGACTTCGCGCCGGTGCAGGGCTTCGTGCTGACCATGGCGGTGATGTACGTGCTGCTCAATCTCGTGATCGACATTCTCTATGGCGTAATCGATCCACGCGTGCGGCTGGAAGGGTAG
- a CDS encoding ABC transporter permease has product MSTVAPAVEPVGPARTSGFAALIEQTRYVLGENKVTGFAFALLIVILIAAIFGPYVVPYDPLASDTAASLKPPSAAHWFGTDQLGRDIFSRVVVATRLDTFIAVASVVLVFLMGGLAGIAAGYFGGWTDRIVGRVADTIMAFPLFVLAMGIVAALGNTVQNIILATAIVNFPLYARVARAEANVRRNAGFVQAARLSGNGEFRILLVHILPNIMPIMIVQMSLTMGYAILNAAGLSFIGLGVRPPTAEWGIMVAEGAGFMVSGEWWIALFPGLALMIAVFCFNLLGDGLRDIVDPQRRT; this is encoded by the coding sequence ATGAGCACCGTTGCGCCTGCTGTTGAACCCGTTGGTCCCGCGCGGACGTCGGGATTTGCTGCGCTCATCGAGCAGACCCGCTACGTCCTCGGTGAGAACAAGGTCACCGGCTTTGCCTTCGCGCTGTTGATCGTGATCCTCATCGCCGCGATCTTCGGGCCCTATGTGGTGCCCTATGATCCGCTGGCATCCGATACCGCGGCGTCGCTGAAGCCCCCGTCCGCCGCGCACTGGTTCGGGACCGACCAATTGGGCCGCGATATCTTCAGCCGCGTCGTCGTGGCGACGCGCCTCGATACGTTCATTGCGGTCGCCTCCGTCGTGCTGGTGTTCTTGATGGGCGGGCTCGCCGGCATCGCCGCCGGCTACTTCGGCGGCTGGACCGACCGCATCGTCGGCCGCGTCGCCGACACCATTATGGCCTTCCCGCTGTTCGTGCTGGCGATGGGCATCGTCGCGGCGCTTGGCAACACCGTGCAGAACATCATTCTGGCCACAGCCATCGTGAACTTCCCGCTCTATGCCCGCGTCGCGCGCGCCGAGGCCAACGTCCGCCGCAACGCCGGTTTCGTGCAGGCCGCGCGCCTCTCCGGCAACGGCGAGTTTCGCATCCTGCTGGTGCACATTTTGCCGAACATCATGCCGATCATGATCGTGCAGATGTCGCTGACCATGGGCTACGCCATCCTCAACGCCGCCGGCCTCTCCTTCATCGGCCTCGGCGTCCGCCCGCCGACCGCGGAATGGGGCATCATGGTCGCCGAAGGCGCGGGCTTCATGGTCTCCGGCGAATGGTGGATCGCATTGTTTCCGGGGCTCGCTTTGATGATCGCCGTGTTCTGCTTCAACCTCCTCGGCGACGGCCTGCGCGACATCGTCGACCCGCAGCGGAGGACGTGA